TCTTATTTTATTTTTCTGGCATTGTTTTGGTGGAGTTTTTTAACTCAAGCTCGAGGGACTACTTTCAGTTAGTGCTGCCTGTGTTTGCATTCCTAAGCTACCTGATTGGTGCCGTGGCGCTTTTTGATATTTCAGAACGCAAGTTGAATGAAACTTTAAAGAATGCGGCCCTTGTATTTTTTTTAATTGTCTTTTTGAAAAATATTTTTTTCTTGCCAGAACTTTTGTCAACTTTTAATCAAGGGCAGGAGGCATTGATTGGCATACCTTGGATAACTGCTGGTGGGCCGAACATAGAATCAACAGTTTTGGTTATGATGCTAAGTTTATTCATTGGGTCTCGGCGAATGTGGTGGCTTTCTGGTTTGGTTTTTTTAAGTTGTATTCTTTACCAATCCAGAACTTCAACTCTATTGTTTTTGTTTATTTGTGCTTTGCACGTTTCTATTAAATATAAAGGTATTTTCCGACTTTCCATTTTCTTGGCGGGTTTTGCTGCATTTATTTCGGTTGTTGCTGCTTCAGGTATTTCAAATAGATTTGAAAATGTTTCGGATGAATTTGATGAGTCTACGGTTGGGCGTTATTTTTTATGGACTTCAGCTGTGGATCTTATTCAAGATAATTATCTTGGTTATGGCTTGGGTGAGGGTGTCCAGAAGATTGAATCAGAGGCAGATAGGGAGTTGGCGGAAAATAATTTTCATAACATTTATTTGCAATCTGCGGTAGATTCCGGTGTGATTTTCTCAGCACTGTTGTTGTTGATTGCTGCTAGAAGAATATATGCTTCGATAAAAAGTGGATCTACAGTTTCCCCATATGATCTGATTGTATGTATGTATTTTATCAGTGGATTTGTGCAGTTTACAGGCTATGATGCTATTGGTTGGCTTTTTATTGGGATCGCCGACTCGATGAGGTCTAGTACATTCCAATCTAAAATAATAACGTCTCCCCTGCCGCGGCTGACTTAAGCTTGTTTATTTTATGTTTTTGCTTGGGATGTAATTTCATTTGTAATGAATTTATTTAAGATGGCATAGGGGATGCGATGGCGCCAATTTCAGTAATAATGAGCACTTACTCTGGAGTTAAAGAGGAATGGCTGAAGCTGTCCCTGCAAAGTTTGGTAGGCCAAACACTATTGCCGGCACAGATCGTACTGGTCATTGATGGTGAGGTTTCTGCTGGCCAAATTTCCATCATTGAAAAGGTTAGCAGGGAACATGAAAATATTGAATTTACGGTTTTGCGCCAAATTCCTCAAAAAGGCTTGGCGGCAGCCTTAAATTATGGACTTGAGAAGGCGAAATATTCTATTGTCGCAAGAATGGATAGCGATGATATATGTGAGTTAAATAGATTTGAACTGCAGTATGCCTACCTTGATGAGCATCCTGATGTCGACGTAGTGTGCTCATGGCATGCTGAGTTCGAAACTGAGGGCAAGATATTATCGTTAAAGCAAACGCCAGAAAAGCATGAAAAAATTAAAAGCTCTCTTAACTATAGAAATGTAATCTCGCATCCAACCATGATGTTGCGTAAAGACTCAATCCTCCGTGTTGGCGGATATGATGAAAGTGTTGGTTTGCTCGAAGACTATGATTTGCATTTAAGGTTACTTAATGCGGGTGCTCGTTATTACTGTATGTCGGTCCCGCTGGTGAATGTGAGGGTTTCCATATCGCAAAAAAATAGGCGGGGTGGAGTTATGTACTTGATACGGGAAATAAAATTCAGAACTAAATCCATGGCTCTCAGGCGCCTTAGTTTTTCAGGCTGGGTTGTTGGAATTTTTTTGTATCCTATTTTCAGACTAAGTCCGCCGTGGTTGAAAGGGGCGCTTTATTCTTTTGTTAGGAGCGGCAAGTAAAATTTAGTGGAGATTCGATATGTCTAATTCTATCGCCGGTGGCTCACGTACAACCACAGTATCAAAACCAAGAGTTTCTGTATTAACCTTTGTCCGCAATGCTGTTAATACTTTGCCTTTGACTATTGCATGTGTGGATGCGCAAACTAGCAAGGATAATATAGAGTATATCGTTGTGGATGGTGAGTCTACCGATGGGACGGTAGAGGTTATCAAGAGCTTGGATAGTAAAATAAGTAAATGGATTTCTGAAAAGGATCGTGGCATTGTTGATGCCCAGAATAAAGCAATAAAATTAGCAGTAGGGGATTATGTTTTTTGTCTGAATGCTGACGATTGGGTTGACCCAGATTTCATAGA
The Chromobacterium sp. IIBBL 290-4 DNA segment above includes these coding regions:
- a CDS encoding O-antigen ligase, producing MSKSFMLRFFLMILPLQFIILLPLGDKGSGIRLYHVVGMVAFCLFVLFRFYAGRFLIFRTVKLDVLFYFSGIVLVEFFNSSSRDYFQLVLPVFAFLSYLIGAVALFDISERKLNETLKNAALVFFLIVFLKNIFFLPELLSTFNQGQEALIGIPWITAGGPNIESTVLVMMLSLFIGSRRMWWLSGLVFLSCILYQSRTSTLLFLFICALHVSIKYKGIFRLSIFLAGFAAFISVVAASGISNRFENVSDEFDESTVGRYFLWTSAVDLIQDNYLGYGLGEGVQKIESEADRELAENNFHNIYLQSAVDSGVIFSALLLLIAARRIYASIKSGSTVSPYDLIVCMYFISGFVQFTGYDAIGWLFIGIADSMRSSTFQSKIITSPLPRLT
- a CDS encoding glycosyltransferase encodes the protein MAPISVIMSTYSGVKEEWLKLSLQSLVGQTLLPAQIVLVIDGEVSAGQISIIEKVSREHENIEFTVLRQIPQKGLAAALNYGLEKAKYSIVARMDSDDICELNRFELQYAYLDEHPDVDVVCSWHAEFETEGKILSLKQTPEKHEKIKSSLNYRNVISHPTMMLRKDSILRVGGYDESVGLLEDYDLHLRLLNAGARYYCMSVPLVNVRVSISQKNRRGGVMYLIREIKFRTKSMALRRLSFSGWVVGIFLYPIFRLSPPWLKGALYSFVRSGK